In Lutra lutra chromosome 6, mLutLut1.2, whole genome shotgun sequence, the following are encoded in one genomic region:
- the LOC125102595 gene encoding putative vomeronasal receptor-like protein 4, producing MVVNNIKGPGFLFLSGPGIVGNVFVAVNYICIFFWNTKKKSTHLILIHLAFTNIIILFSKVMLKTIDTFGWRNLLDGTACKILVYVARVAWGLSICTSSFLTVVQASTISPRTSKCASFKPASTWCILPFFLLFWVLNSLVSVNLLYYIKNVRRLNRSQIGENAGYCYFLPASQMMKWIFLILMVLRDFLFLGLMDWASVHMVHILRNHHQHACYLQKSKVLYHNPPEIRAAHSVLLLMLSFLFFYLIDCIILLCFNSFLENNSFLLHTQEFLTLGYAIVSPFVLIHRDRHGVECLAHLLKLEKCLFCH from the coding sequence ATGGTTGTGAACAATATCAAAGGACCaggatttctctttctcagtggACCGGGCATTGTGGGGAACGTCTTTGTTGCTGTGAATtacatatgcattttcttttggaacactaaaaagaaatctacacatcTAATTCTCATCCACTTGGCTTTTACAAATATCATAATCCTTTTTTCCAAGGTAATGCTAAAAACAATAGACACTTTTGGCTGGAGAAACTTACTGGATGGCACAGCCTGTAAAATCCTTGTGTATGTGGCGCGGGTGGCCTGGGGTCTCTCAATCTGCACCAGCAGCTTCCTGACTGTGGTCCAGGCCTCCACCATCAGCCCCAGAACCTCCAAGTGTGCCAGCTTCAAGCCAGCATCTACATGGTGtatccttccctttttcctcctcttctgggtACTCAATTCCTTGGTCAGCGTGAACTTACTCTATTACATCAAAAATGTCAGAAGGCTAAACAGATCACAAATTGGTGAAAATGCTGGCTACTGTTATTTCCTACCAGCAAGCCAGATGATGAAGTggatttttctcattctcatggTCCTGAGAGATTTCCTGTTTCTGGGTCTGATGGACTGGGCCAGTGTCCACATGGTACACATTCTCCGTAATCACCACCAGCATGCCTGCTACCTGCAGAAATCCAAGGTTCTCTACCACAACCCCCCTGAGATAAGAGCTGCTCACAGTGTTCTCCTGctgatgctttcttttcttttcttttatttgatagattgtattattttattatgctttaaTTCCTTCTTAGAGAATAATTCTTTCCTGTTACATACTCAAGAATTTCTAACTCTTGGCTATGCAATTGTCAGCCCGTTTGTGCTGATTCACAGAGATAGACACGGGGTTGAATGTTTGGCACACTTACTGAAactagaaaaatgtctgttttgtcATTGA